One segment of Purpureocillium takamizusanense chromosome 7, complete sequence DNA contains the following:
- a CDS encoding uncharacterized protein (COG:S~EggNog:ENOG503NX2X~TransMembrane:1 (o987-1007i)), with the protein MDTSTGSNGLGKLLPKSITARRRRRRQKQAEGSAVDDDTASRRFADSDDTNSTGLLDDDDDDDGRSFASRNSSVADLQQQSATPEGAPRPATSSPPARPTTISAHPSLIGYLTTSSPVVQATHLDSNSHFQPAPSSQGSRAGSDSITPPASVGRDTTAPPIVIEPPAAVTASSPDRRSRQPPRLETKPPRTPPTLDKAAPVIVNTPPTPTDGGDPARGTAPETRLTRNGGGFRVSSDGSSPSFQSMSAHRRARSGSSVIAPSKLSNITTAPLTPTDESGEPTPSATGFFSSVLTAAQNAATTFSNNIPGTGIGIGSNKSRPSLPRSQSSSVTSQAEPEAGRDLEPRIDHTMDRKESTIRTLGSGDLSLSQLGIAEPSSSIASPASAKFSDAADTRLRSESAPVDPQARLAEVPSEGPASRPRSLAEATTSGDQTPPQMDLADNKGHAQRSSSIRSAMKPHRKRGSSVTTGGTATTAAAAAAATNNSTITPSGSFGAPKLTGFAIASKKRNRDFHTFFKSVPDDDYLIEDYSCALQREILAHGRLYVSEGHLCFSSNILGWTTTLVMSFDEIVSVEKRSTALVFKNGLMISTLHAKHIFASFTSRDATYDLIVNIWKLGHPTLRSTLNGVRLEGTGGDKTEKVDGNEMLGGAGEPQEVASESEDESEGDDDDDDDFYDEEENDEIPNTQATELSGVEADAEKPGLRKASAMTVQNGLPAEPPGDTSSPPGGSVDFPGPATHPPTDCGDSASHFDKIVGDDIIAAPLGKVYNLMFGPASVAWMSKWLAGDQKCTELQMDDKKGLNLDNRSRTYSYIKPLYASIGPKQTKCIVSETVDNLDLERAVNVSASTQTPDVPSGNVFLVKTRFCLSWAENNTTRVQVNCTTEWTGKSWLKGPIEKGAVDGQTQHCKDLFAALKAAASTRSRAGTGPNGPARAKRKLKRSKALQSTDGSVEGKMEAKRTAKQDWGLFEPVRGLIEPCADLVQPVLTGNVMYGLLVGLLVAMWFGFGSTPRKNVSPYGPEVGFYSASRLAAYEELWRREDSELWEWLDERVGLDRLHSGGPITRKRHLEPRTVEEKLREERMDEKEVEEAIRVTEEKLRVLREVVGKPAQRQDESGR; encoded by the exons ATGGAcaccagcaccggcagcaaTGGCCTAGGCAAGCTGTTGCCAAAGTCTATTACGGCCAGACGCAGGCGAAGAAGGCAGAAGCAGGCGGAGGGttcggccgtcgacgatgacacAGCAAGCCGCCGCTtcgccgacagcgacgacacgAACTCTACGGGTTtgcttgacgacgacgacgacgacgatggccgaAGCTTTGCATCCCGCAACTCGAGCGTTGccgacctgcagcagcaatcAGCCACGCCTGAAGG AGCTCCGCGACCCGCAACGAGCTCTCCACCAGCTCGACCGACCACGATTTCCGCGCATCCATCGCTCATCGGATACTTGACCACGTCTTCTCCCGTCGTACAGGCGACGCATCTCGATTCCAATAGCCATTTCCAGCCTGCGCCATCGTCACAAGGTAGTCGtgccggcagcgacagcatcACACCCCCCGCCTCCGTGGGCCGTGACACGACAGCGCCCCCCATCGTTAtcgagccgccggccgcagtCACCGCATCGTCTCCTGACCGCCGCTCGAGACAACCACCACGACTCGAGACGAAACCCCCCCGTACCCCGCCAACGTTAGACAAGGCTGCGCCCGTTATCGTCAACACGCCCCCGACACCGACCGACGGTGGCGATCCCGCTCGAGGGACAGCACCGGAGACAAGGTTGACGCGGAATGGTGGCGGCTTTCGGGTGAGCTCGGATGGCAGCAGCCCATCATTTCAGAGCATGAGCGCGCACCGTAGGGCCAGATCCGGATCTTCGGTTATCGCGCCGAGCAAGCTTTCcaacatcaccaccgccccccTGACTCCCACCgacgagagcggcgagcCGACACCAAGTGCGACCGGCTTCTTCTCATCCGTGCTAACCGCTGCCCAAAACGCAGCCACCACGTTCAGCAACAACATACCCGGCACGGGAATTGGCATCGGTAGCAATAAGAGCAGACCTAGCCTTCCCAGATCTCAAAGCTCTTCTGTTACCAGCCAAGCTGAGCCTGAGGCTGGTCGCGACCTGGAACCCCGCATCGACCACACAATGGACCGCAAAGAATCCACCATTCGAACgcttggcagcggcgactTGAGCTTAAGTCAGCTGGGAATCGCGGAGCCGTCCAGCTCTATCGCCTCTCCGGCCAGCGCCAAGTTCTCGGATGCAGCTGATACAAGACTCCGCTCAGAATCTGCGCCCGTTGACCCGCAGGCTCGGCTCGCAGAGGTACCTTCAGAGGGCCCTGCGAGCCGTCCCCGATCGCTCGCAGAAGCAACGACGAGTGGCGACCAGACTCCCCCACAGATGGATCTGGCGGACAACAAGGGTCACGCGCAGCGTTCATCGAGCATACGAAGTGCCATGAAGCCGCACAGAAAGCGTGGAAGCTCTGTCACGACGGGCGGAACGGCCACGActgccgctgcagcggcagccgcaaCCAACAACTCCACCATCACGCCGAGCGGCAGCTTTGGGGCGCCAAAGCTCACAGGCTTCGCCATTGCCAGCAAGAAGCGCAATCGTGATTTCCACACCTTCTTTAAGAGCGTCCCCGATGATGACTACCTCATCGAAGACTACAGCTGTGCTCTACAGAGAGAGATTCTCGCGCACGGTAGGCTGTATGTTTCCGAGGGGCATCTCTGCTTTAGCAGCAATATTCTCGGTTGGACGACGACCCTTGTCATGAGTTTTGACGAGATTGTGTCAGTGGAAAAAAGAAGCACCGCGCTGGTCTTCAAGAATGGGCTCATGATCTCAACCCTTCATGCCAAACACATATTTGCCAGCTTCACTAGCAGGGATGCGACGTATGACCTCATCGTCAACATTTGGAAACTCGGGCATCCGACTTTGAGAAGCACGCTGAATGGCGTAAGACTTGAGGGTACCGGAGGTGACAAGACTGAAAAGGTTGATGGCAACGAAATGCTCGGTGGTGCAGGGGAGCCACAAGAAGTCGCCTCCGAATCCGAAGACGagagcgagggcgacgacgacgacgacgacgatttTTACGACGAAGAGGAGAACGACGAGATTCCCAACACGCAGGCGACGGAGCTCAGTGGTGTGGAAGCCGACGCGGAGAAGCCTGGCCTCAGAaaggcgtcggccatgaCCGTCCAGAATGGCCTTCCTGCTGAGCCCCCGGGGGATACGTCGTCCCCTCCAGGGGGTTCTGTCGACTTCCCGGGCCCTGCTACTCACCCACCCACAGACTGTGGCGACTCGGCCAGTCACTTTGACAAAattgtcggcgacgacatcatcgctGCCCCTTTGGGCAAGGTGTACAACTTGATGTTTGGACCTGCCTCGGTGGCGTGGATGTCCAAGTGGCTAGCAGGGGATCAAAAATGCACCGAACTACAGATGGATGATAAGAAGGGCTTGAATCTGGACAACAGGTCGCGCACCTACTCATACATCAAGCCCCTCTACGCGTCAATCGGCCCCAAACAAACCAAGTGCATCGTGTCGGAGACTGTCGACAATCTCGATCTAGAGAGAGCCGTCAACGTCAGCGCCTCCACACAAACCCCAGACGTACCTAGTGGAAATGTGTTTCTGGTCAAGACGAGGTTCTGTTTGTCTTGGGCAGAAAACAACACCACTCGCGTTCAGGTCAACTGCACAACCGAATGGACCGGGAAGAGCTGGCTGAAAG GTCCCATCGAAAAGGGCGCTGTCGATGGCCAAACACAGCACTGCAAAGACTTGTTTGCAGCTCTCAAGGCTGCGGCATCTACTCGCTCGCGAGCTGGCACGGGCCCCAATGGGCCCGCGCGGGCAAAGAGAAAGCTTAAGAGGAGCAAGGCTCTGCAGTCGACCGATGGCAGCGTGGAGGGCAAGATGGAAGCAAAGCGGACGGCGAAGCAGGATTGGGGCCTATTCGAACCGGTCAGGGGCCTGATCGAACCTTGCGCCGATCTGGTTCAACCCGTGCTCACGGGCAATGTCATGTACGGGCTGCTCGTGGGTCTACTCGTTGCGATGTGGTTTGGCTTCGGCTccacgccgaggaagaaCGTCTCGCCTTACGGCCCCGAAGTTGGGTTCTACAGCGCCAGCCGTCTGGCAGCGTACGAGGAGCTGTGGCGGCGCGAGGACAGTGAGCTGTGGGAGTGGCTCGATGAGCGTGTCGGGCTTGACCGCTTACACTCGGGGGGGCCAATTACTCGAAAGAGGCATTTGGAGCCACGGACTGTGGAAGAGAAGCTGCGCGAAGAGCGAATGGACGAGAAGGAGGTCGAAGAGGCAATACGCGTGACAGAGGAGAAATTGAGGGTTTTGAGGGAGGTGGTTGGCAAGCCTGCACAAAGACAGGACGAGAGCGGTCGATGA
- a CDS encoding uncharacterized protein (EggNog:ENOG503NZMN~COG:S): MESSSRRSSFEESGLAASALRRWTRSPAGHRLGLRRSGTGSTASASVTSFESERSSPNCVSREMSSDECSLHRFIVWVAVKRNGSARITPEQMRECPMLRCRRVFPNHEFMLQHLYSCEHLESSEYWCYDCGKAEHLGDVKCRRCLGHPSKRKRMMSLARNFFSSLGHKSKNGSLPDLDLDIKDDPPSYESALEPPKAELQSTEIHEIGSSEHYLATIPEAREEPESYPAYLFNMSSMTTTVAPQPQTVDLQNVRAVIDESLINWDLSPTPEPPNVAADVVARPSPYDRPVLQVHTQGLADYYRARSRGKSKAGMLAPSSSVRSTASTASTNSTSSTASHNISPMSAWSGSWSKAPGFDSALTSPADDLNLADVFPQGNSEYKRQVDFAAQMQMDVQDTAAGPVIQELPAELPTFDILHMPDALDTEPEPAPEPSSKEQHLEGNLAFHWPNNAQSSATMLANAFRNQYVDTPALIQTAQNVIEVHITHSMKGLRCDGKNHVVNQFCNMSAASVALAGLETMADLLSGNVVTSAVKLLCFVHVVYALSLVIDEQEAASRSTALFTQAVSYSSWLSRENKLAYIQVVDFLWKPDAMPVDDFVDLLRSSLSQPDFDPATSKGKAPATCQSMDRSDPLVFVAQYFLDEVEASVLRKATHIDIQASEVWREHINDINLDAHEGSPFAIAAEDAMTCLAQQHNGVPAFGSAMRDILDRVKSNHIATPRRLELELLQAGKMRLPLSVPFDNYILSVREQIDSLFQLFDMSFGHADPRLRYYRSGVQLVASVIGKTAPADVGMSNAEAAFEPLGFEGRMTPNMDDLLSQVPNCGLGLRVGLDVSLTDAPVPVRATSIPVVTVEPPAPMGASWMPTPEASSSSSLSSAAAGSPTSASPTPVSSSSKKVKADSCCDICGYRPKGDPRWFGGSMAKHRKLQHGTGPPKIYKCPYPGCTSQYKRRPDNLRQHQLDKGHFVDNDDDSSRRPSKKRKHMDR; the protein is encoded by the exons ATGGAGAGCTCCTCAAGGCGTTCCTCCTTTGAGGAatcgggcctcgccgcctcagccTTACGACGATGGACCCGAAGTCCCGCTGGCCACCGACTGGGTCTGCGCCGCTCTGGCACTGGCTCGACCGCCTCTGCGTCTGTGACTTCGTTTGAGAGCGAGAGGAGCTCGCCCAACTGCGT ATCCCGCGAGATGTCGAGCGATGAGTGTTCCCTGCACAGATTTATCGTCTGGGTCGCCGTCAAGCGCAATGGCTCAGCGAGGATCACTCCCGAGCAGATGAGGGAGTGTCCCATGCTTCGCTGTCGCAGGGTCTTCCCCAACCACGAATTCATGCTGCAGCACCTCTATTCCTGTGAGCACCTCGAGTCAAGCGAGTACTGGTGTTATGACTGCGGCAAGGCCGAGCACCTGGGCGACGTCAAGTGCAGACGTTGCCTAGGGCACCCGTCCAAGAGAAAGAGGATGATGTCCCTGGCCAGAAACTTCTTCAGCTCGCTGGGCCACAAGTCCAAGAATGGCAGTCTTCCGGACCTGGATCTGGATATAAAAGACGACCCTCCAAGTTACGAGTCGGCCCTGGAACCTCCAAAAGCTGAGTTGCAGTCGACCGAAATCCACGAGATCGGCTCTTCCGAGCATTATCTTGCCACCATCCCGGAGGCGAGAGAGGAGCCTGAATCATACCCGGCGTACCTATTCAACATGTCATCCATGACCACCACGGTTGCACCACAGCCACAAACCGTGGATCTCCAAAACGTACGCGCCGTGATCGACGAGTCACTCATCAATTGGGACCTCTCCCCAACGCCGGAACCTCCGAATGTGGCCGCGGATGTCGTCGCACGGCCCTCTCCCTACGACCGCCCTGTCTTGCAAGTACACACCCAAGGCCTGGCAGATTATTACCGTGCAAGATCAAGGGGTAAAAGCAAGGCTGGCATGCTTGCCCCAAGCTCGTCAGTCCGGTCAACAGCCAGTACAGCCAGTACCAACAGTACCTCGAGCACTGCCAGCCATAACATCTCCCCTATGTCCGCCTGGTCGGGATCTTGGAGCAAGGCTCCCGGGTTCGACTCGGCACTTACCTCCCCAGCTGACGACTTGAACCTCGCCGATGTGTTCCCGCAGGGCAACAGTGAGTATAAGCGACAAGTCGACTTTGCGGCGCAGATGCAGATGGATGTTCAGGACACTGCGGCCGGGCCAGTCATACAAGAACTCCCGGCAGAGTTGCCAACATTCGATATCCTTCACATGCCGGATGCGCTTGACACCGAACCAGAGCCGGCCCCTGAGCCATCCTCGAAGGAGCAACACTTGGAAGGAAATCTGGCATTTCACTGGCCCAACAATGCCCAAAGTTCTGCAACGATGCTGGCTAATGCCTTCCGGAATCAATACGTCGACACCCCAGCGCTGATTCAAACAGCACAAAATGTCATTGAGGTCCATATCACACACTCCATGAAGGGCTTGCGATGCGATGGGAAAAACCACGTCGTTAACCAGTTCTGCAATATGTCCGCTGCATCTGTCGCATTGGCTGGCCTGGAGACCATGGCTGATCTCTTGAGTGGCAACGTCGTCACTTCTGCCGTCAAGCTGCTTTGCTTCGTTCACGTTGTATATGCGCTCTCGCTTGTTATCGATGAGCAAGAAGCTGCTTCCCGGTCCACGGCTCTGTTTACCCAGGCCGTTTCATACAGCTCATGGCTATCTCGCGAGAATAAGCTGGCATATATTCAGGTCGTTGATTTCTTGTGGAAACCAGACGCCATGCCCGTCGATGACTTCGTGGATCTTCTACGGTCGAGCCTGTCACAGCCAGATTTCGACCCGGCTACGTCAAAGGGCAAAGCGCCGGCGACCTGTCAAAGCATGGACCGATCCGACCCACTAGTATTTGTCGCACAATACTTCCTGGATG AAGTGGAAGCCTCGGTCCTGCGCAAGGCCACGCATATCGACATACAGGCATCGGAAGTATGGCGAGAACACATAAACGACATTAACCTGGACGCCCATGAAGGCTCACCGtttgccatcgccgccgaagacgcAATGACTTGTCTTGCGCAACAGCATAATGGAGTTCCTGCCTTTGGATCGGCTATGCGCGATATTCTGGACAGAGTCAAGTCAAATCACATCGCTACGCCACGTCGACTGGAGTTGGAGCTATTGCAAGCGGGAAAG ATGCGACTTCCACTCAGCGTCCCATTCGACAATTATATTCTCTCTGTACGCGAACAGATCGACTCATTATTTCAACTCTTCGATATGTCGTTTGGACACGCAGATCCCCGCCTCAGATACTATCGAAGCGGCGTGCAGTTGGTGGCATCTGTAATTGGCAAGACGGCCCCAGCAGATGTAGGCATGAGCAACGCAGAGGCGGCGTTTGAGCCCCTCGGTTTTGAAGGCCGAATGACGCCAAATATGGATGACTTGTTGAGTCAAGTTCCGAACTGTGGCCTTGGGCTACGCGTTGGACTCGACGTGTCCCTTACGGATGCACCTGTACCTGTACGGGCAACGTCCATACCTGTGGTGACCGTCGAGCCTCCGGCGCCAATGGGCGCCTCATGGATGCCGACTCCGgaggcatcgtcgtcctccagcctatcatcagcagcagcgggctcGCCAACTTCTGCCTCACCAACACCcgtctcatcgtcgtctAAAAAAGTGAAGGCGGACAGCTGCTGCGACATCTGCGGCTACCGACCGAAGGGCGATCCTCGGTGGTTCGGAGGTAGCATGGCCAAACACAGAAAACTGCAGCACGGTACCGGACCACCCAAGATATATAAATGCCCCTACCCTGGGTGCACGAGCCAGTATAAGCGCCGGCCGGACAACCTGAGGCAGCATCAGTTGGACAAGGGACATTTTGTGGACAACGATGATGACTCAAGCCGACGGCCCagcaagaagaggaagcaTATGGACCGGTGA
- a CDS encoding uncharacterized protein (EggNog:ENOG503NZMN~COG:S) translates to MIACCCTAQVCPGADPRPLSTRSREMSSDECSLHRFIVWVAVKRNGSARITPEQMRECPMLRCRRVFPNHEFMLQHLYSCEHLESSEYWCYDCGKAEHLGDVKCRRCLGHPSKRKRMMSLARNFFSSLGHKSKNGSLPDLDLDIKDDPPSYESALEPPKAELQSTEIHEIGSSEHYLATIPEAREEPESYPAYLFNMSSMTTTVAPQPQTVDLQNVRAVIDESLINWDLSPTPEPPNVAADVVARPSPYDRPVLQVHTQGLADYYRARSRGKSKAGMLAPSSSVRSTASTASTNSTSSTASHNISPMSAWSGSWSKAPGFDSALTSPADDLNLADVFPQGNSEYKRQVDFAAQMQMDVQDTAAGPVIQELPAELPTFDILHMPDALDTEPEPAPEPSSKEQHLEGNLAFHWPNNAQSSATMLANAFRNQYVDTPALIQTAQNVIEVHITHSMKGLRCDGKNHVVNQFCNMSAASVALAGLETMADLLSGNVVTSAVKLLCFVHVVYALSLVIDEQEAASRSTALFTQAVSYSSWLSRENKLAYIQVVDFLWKPDAMPVDDFVDLLRSSLSQPDFDPATSKGKAPATCQSMDRSDPLVFVAQYFLDEVEASVLRKATHIDIQASEVWREHINDINLDAHEGSPFAIAAEDAMTCLAQQHNGVPAFGSAMRDILDRVKSNHIATPRRLELELLQAGKMRLPLSVPFDNYILSVREQIDSLFQLFDMSFGHADPRLRYYRSGVQLVASVIGKTAPADVGMSNAEAAFEPLGFEGRMTPNMDDLLSQVPNCGLGLRVGLDVSLTDAPVPVRATSIPVVTVEPPAPMGASWMPTPEASSSSSLSSAAAGSPTSASPTPVSSSSKKVKADSCCDICGYRPKGDPRWFGGSMAKHRKLQHGTGPPKIYKCPYPGCTSQYKRRPDNLRQHQLDKGHFVDNDDDSSRRPSKKRKHMDR, encoded by the exons ATGATTGCCTGTTGCTGCACGGCGCAAGTCTGCCCGGGAGCTGACCCAAGACCGCTGTCAACTAGATCCCGCGAGATGTCGAGCGATGAGTGTTCCCTGCACAGATTTATCGTCTGGGTCGCCGTCAAGCGCAATGGCTCAGCGAGGATCACTCCCGAGCAGATGAGGGAGTGTCCCATGCTTCGCTGTCGCAGGGTCTTCCCCAACCACGAATTCATGCTGCAGCACCTCTATTCCTGTGAGCACCTCGAGTCAAGCGAGTACTGGTGTTATGACTGCGGCAAGGCCGAGCACCTGGGCGACGTCAAGTGCAGACGTTGCCTAGGGCACCCGTCCAAGAGAAAGAGGATGATGTCCCTGGCCAGAAACTTCTTCAGCTCGCTGGGCCACAAGTCCAAGAATGGCAGTCTTCCGGACCTGGATCTGGATATAAAAGACGACCCTCCAAGTTACGAGTCGGCCCTGGAACCTCCAAAAGCTGAGTTGCAGTCGACCGAAATCCACGAGATCGGCTCTTCCGAGCATTATCTTGCCACCATCCCGGAGGCGAGAGAGGAGCCTGAATCATACCCGGCGTACCTATTCAACATGTCATCCATGACCACCACGGTTGCACCACAGCCACAAACCGTGGATCTCCAAAACGTACGCGCCGTGATCGACGAGTCACTCATCAATTGGGACCTCTCCCCAACGCCGGAACCTCCGAATGTGGCCGCGGATGTCGTCGCACGGCCCTCTCCCTACGACCGCCCTGTCTTGCAAGTACACACCCAAGGCCTGGCAGATTATTACCGTGCAAGATCAAGGGGTAAAAGCAAGGCTGGCATGCTTGCCCCAAGCTCGTCAGTCCGGTCAACAGCCAGTACAGCCAGTACCAACAGTACCTCGAGCACTGCCAGCCATAACATCTCCCCTATGTCCGCCTGGTCGGGATCTTGGAGCAAGGCTCCCGGGTTCGACTCGGCACTTACCTCCCCAGCTGACGACTTGAACCTCGCCGATGTGTTCCCGCAGGGCAACAGTGAGTATAAGCGACAAGTCGACTTTGCGGCGCAGATGCAGATGGATGTTCAGGACACTGCGGCCGGGCCAGTCATACAAGAACTCCCGGCAGAGTTGCCAACATTCGATATCCTTCACATGCCGGATGCGCTTGACACCGAACCAGAGCCGGCCCCTGAGCCATCCTCGAAGGAGCAACACTTGGAAGGAAATCTGGCATTTCACTGGCCCAACAATGCCCAAAGTTCTGCAACGATGCTGGCTAATGCCTTCCGGAATCAATACGTCGACACCCCAGCGCTGATTCAAACAGCACAAAATGTCATTGAGGTCCATATCACACACTCCATGAAGGGCTTGCGATGCGATGGGAAAAACCACGTCGTTAACCAGTTCTGCAATATGTCCGCTGCATCTGTCGCATTGGCTGGCCTGGAGACCATGGCTGATCTCTTGAGTGGCAACGTCGTCACTTCTGCCGTCAAGCTGCTTTGCTTCGTTCACGTTGTATATGCGCTCTCGCTTGTTATCGATGAGCAAGAAGCTGCTTCCCGGTCCACGGCTCTGTTTACCCAGGCCGTTTCATACAGCTCATGGCTATCTCGCGAGAATAAGCTGGCATATATTCAGGTCGTTGATTTCTTGTGGAAACCAGACGCCATGCCCGTCGATGACTTCGTGGATCTTCTACGGTCGAGCCTGTCACAGCCAGATTTCGACCCGGCTACGTCAAAGGGCAAAGCGCCGGCGACCTGTCAAAGCATGGACCGATCCGACCCACTAGTATTTGTCGCACAATACTTCCTGGATG AAGTGGAAGCCTCGGTCCTGCGCAAGGCCACGCATATCGACATACAGGCATCGGAAGTATGGCGAGAACACATAAACGACATTAACCTGGACGCCCATGAAGGCTCACCGtttgccatcgccgccgaagacgcAATGACTTGTCTTGCGCAACAGCATAATGGAGTTCCTGCCTTTGGATCGGCTATGCGCGATATTCTGGACAGAGTCAAGTCAAATCACATCGCTACGCCACGTCGACTGGAGTTGGAGCTATTGCAAGCGGGAAAG ATGCGACTTCCACTCAGCGTCCCATTCGACAATTATATTCTCTCTGTACGCGAACAGATCGACTCATTATTTCAACTCTTCGATATGTCGTTTGGACACGCAGATCCCCGCCTCAGATACTATCGAAGCGGCGTGCAGTTGGTGGCATCTGTAATTGGCAAGACGGCCCCAGCAGATGTAGGCATGAGCAACGCAGAGGCGGCGTTTGAGCCCCTCGGTTTTGAAGGCCGAATGACGCCAAATATGGATGACTTGTTGAGTCAAGTTCCGAACTGTGGCCTTGGGCTACGCGTTGGACTCGACGTGTCCCTTACGGATGCACCTGTACCTGTACGGGCAACGTCCATACCTGTGGTGACCGTCGAGCCTCCGGCGCCAATGGGCGCCTCATGGATGCCGACTCCGgaggcatcgtcgtcctccagcctatcatcagcagcagcgggctcGCCAACTTCTGCCTCACCAACACCcgtctcatcgtcgtctAAAAAAGTGAAGGCGGACAGCTGCTGCGACATCTGCGGCTACCGACCGAAGGGCGATCCTCGGTGGTTCGGAGGTAGCATGGCCAAACACAGAAAACTGCAGCACGGTACCGGACCACCCAAGATATATAAATGCCCCTACCCTGGGTGCACGAGCCAGTATAAGCGCCGGCCGGACAACCTGAGGCAGCATCAGTTGGACAAGGGACATTTTGTGGACAACGATGATGACTCAAGCCGACGGCCCagcaagaagaggaagcaTATGGACCGGTGA